The nucleotide sequence TGACATTGTTTGTCAATGTTTCGGAAAATAGACTCCGACTGCCATATTGTAGCTGCAAGAACAGCCGGAGAAGGAACAACAGTACCAATTGAAGGCATTAGCTCTTCCACAGCACATAATAAATGCACTTGTTCACCCCTGCAACCAAACATTAAAGGAGAAAATCAAAATATTTGAAAACGGCAATGCTAGCATGTAATACATGTATGGATATACTGAAACTATACATATGTTGGTGCATAGAATTGTTAAAACACGAATGTCAATATACAGATGGTATTGCTCAGTTTCAAGCAAACATACATAGAGTAATGGCCACGACACATAAAATGCATGGTTCCTAGAACCATATGTCTTTCCATTTAATGGGGTTCATTTTGATGGGAAAGGAAAAGCTTTCCTTACTGAGTAGTGTGCACACACAAACTGACTGTAAATTCATTTATAAATGTTCCAATTTTTGTCAGCACACTCCTGAGGTTTATCGTGTAGTGTTTACTAATTGTTGCATTGAATCCTGTTTTCTTTTCTCTCTGCATCCAGACTAGGGCACTGATAGCGTTTTTATACAGCTCAAATGCAAACCAGAAATGTCTATCATCACATTTTGGGCACTCAGTAAGCTCTAATTTATATGCGTGTGTTTTGTCGAACATCCAACACTACCCACATAAACAGTAGGACTGCAAACTCACTCCTTACGCCTCCAGATGCTCAGCTTGCCGTCGATATGAGTGCAATAGAGCATGTCGAGATCAGGATCGGCCATAACACCCGAGAACTTGCCGAACCCCCTGGGCAATGGGGTAACAGAAAGCGCAGTGCTGTAGCTGAGGTCAAAGACGATGAGCTCCCGCGGGAAGGTGACGAAGAGGATATGCCTCCACAGCGGGGAGAAGCACATTCTCGAGACAAAGAGCgggaacgccgccagcgccggGGCCGGTGCAGGTGCCGATATCTCCTTCTCCAGCCTCTGCAGGTCGGCGACATCCCCTGCACCGCAGTTCACCCGGTGCTCCTGCAGCGAAATGTCGGAGTCCTGCCTGGGAAAGGCAGAGAGGAGGAAGCCGCGGAGGCCGATCGCGCAGAGGTGCCTGGCGTCGAAGGGGTCGCGTCGGAGGCAGGAGAGGTACTCGGGCGCCGCGTCGAACATCCAGAGGACGCGCGGGGTGTTGGACGTCTCCCAGATGCAGAGCAGCGAGGGCCCGTGGATGGAGGCGAGGAGCCAGCCGGAGCCGTGGTGGACCCAGCAGAGGTCCTGCACCCCGCCGCCGGAGCCCGGCGCGACGCTGCGCGCCTCGTCGAGGTTGAGCCAGTGGAGCACGGTCCGCGCGCGGGCGTCCCAGACGGCGATGCGGCCGTGGCGGTCCCCCGCGGCGAGGCGGAGCGGGCggcggtcgtcgtcgtcgtcgtcgagggAGGGCGTGGCGGGGGGCGCCCAGCGGACGGCGGTGACGAAGGAggcgagggaggaggagggcATGGGGAGCACGCAGAGGAGCTGCATGGAGCGCGGGTCCGACACGACGACGCTGCTCCCGGCGCCGTGCGCCAGGAGGCCCGTGGGGCTGAGGTCGATGCAACCGCCGTTGCCGCGCCCCGGCGGGCCCGGGAGCATCATCGCCGTGGCGCTGCTGCCGGCGCCCGCCGCATTGCCGTGCGATCGCGACGACGGGGAGGCCGGCGGCGCCACGGAGGACGCCATCGCGTGGAAGGCTGCCGTGAGGAGAGGGGGAAGGGGACGACGGGCCTCTGGCgaggcgctctctctctctcagatcTCGTCGCGGATCACCATTTCAGTTTGGGAATTGAACAGGGGTCTCGTGTCCTCGCTCGGTCGCTCCTCTTCACCCGTGGAAGGAGGGAGCCGGAAAGGATGACTCGTACGGCCTGTCGGTCCGCGGAGATCCGAGATCTGATCTCGCCCGTCGCAATTGAACCGCCAGATGCTTTGAGAGTCGGGCCGTCCTGATGGGACGCGGATCCTATGTGGCAGCAGCACGCGCGTGGGATATGCGATGCCCCCGGTGAAGTCCTGGTACTTTTTCCTAAAAAAAAGTCCGTGTACTTTTTTTTTTGGATCGGCTGAGGAGCGAAGTAGTTTTGAGTGAGAGCTTAGACTAACTCCAGCAGACCAACGCAAACGCATAATCCAGTTTGCCTCGCGTACAGTAGAAAGGTCCCGTGACCCATATTCTCACTTCTCCAGCAGCGGACGCAGCAGAGCGTCGTCTTCCCTTCCTCCGCCGGCGTGCGCGGCACGGCATCCGGCGCCGCCAGCGGCGGGTTCCTCCGACGGCGTGCCCCTGGCACTGGGAGCGGGCTCTGCTGCCGCGGGCTCCCTGCAGCAGCGCGTGAGTACCGGATCTGGGGCCCCGCAGCCGCCTACACCACAGCCACGCACGGATGCCGGAGTTGGGGAAGGTgtggctccgccgccgccgcaggcgccctcccctcccccaccctcctcctcctcccctcccctcccctcctcaatCGCGCTCGGATGAGCACGTGAGCGCGGCACGGCCTCCAGCGCCGCCTCCGCgggggccttgcgcaggcggccCAGGCGTGGGAGTCCCTCGGCGCCCTCTCCCCCGAGCTCACGCCCGGCGGCGGACCCCGGCTTCTTCTCCCCCGAGCTCACGCCCGGCGGCGGACCCTGCCTCGAGCCACGCCGGCCGCGCTCCGCCGCGGATTCGCCTCGCCGAGTCGAGCCGGCCGCGCCCTGCCCCGAGTCGAGCCCACCTTTGCGTCGTCTCACTTCCGAGACGCAGTTTTGCCTTCCGAATCGCCCAGTACCCAGAATGGGTATCTGGTTTGGGTGTTCCGTTGGAGGAGTGTTTTGGTACATAAAAGCACTATGCGTAACGCATTTTTGAGTTTGGGTGacgccgttggagacagtcttacaaACTTTCAATGCCAGTGATACATCTTGCAACTTTGCCTATAATTTATTTATTATGACTTTGTTCGGTTTGATAGGAAATGGAAGGAAATTGGAGAGGGTTCGAGATTACTAGAACATGAGTAATTGTTTTTTTTCTTCGTGCTTTTGCAGTCCAGATATCAATTTATATCAAAACTCGCAtactctattttattaggctaaAGTTTTTTTTGGAAATTAGGTCAGTTATTTATAGGTTTGGCCAATggtttcactaaattctctatgaacTTGTCTATATTTTTTTGGAAATTAGGTCAAATATTTTATTAGGCTGAAGTGCACTATATACATTAATCTCCCTGTATAAGTAACTTGTCTATATTTTTATTAACTGTCTAACAGAAAGAACACTTTGAGTTGATTACTTTATTTGCATTTGTACCATTTTATCTATTGATTGAAATGGGAGGTTTTGATAATAACTAGGTTAATGCTCTGTTTGTTAGAATTCTGATGGCATCGCTATTCTCTTTATGATAAGCAGGACTTTTGACACCTGACATATTACCTTtcgtagggcctgtttggatccatgtTAAAATAAGCTGAGGTTCTGTTTGGACCCTCAACTAATGTTTTACTGACAATTTCTCCCTACATTCAAAATAATaagatgttttgttttttttttaggcATGTAGTTTTTGTTATGAACTTAGATATAAACAATGTCTAGAAGCGTAGCAAAATAATGTATGTAGAAAAACAATCCAAACAGACCTTAGTCTTAATCATCTACTTTTGACACCCGACGAGAGCGAGCGTGTCGTAGTGTTTACGTGCGTATATAGTTTAGACAGAACAGTTATCAACTATATCAGGGGATCCATTGCCCCTATAAGCGATTTTTTTATTTTGGTATATTCCTTAGCACCTTGGTCTCTGTCAGATGGTCCCGTGTCCGGCTGACGCCAGTCTGTCCGGGTTTTCCATTGGTACGCACTCTTTGTAATCATCTTCATGAGGCTTCGCTCGTCCTGGAAGGTCTCCGCATGAAGCTCCCGGCCAAGTGAAAAGTTGGTACTTTCCTTCTTCAAAACTTTTGTTTATTAGTTTTAAAAAACTATTGTTTATTTACCAAGAGTCGACTCGTGATCTAGCATCGGTTCATTCTCTCTCTCATCCACGAGTTGCCGTGTGCAGTGGTCCAGTCAATTCATGGGTACGCCACATCAAATGATGAGTCGGTTTGCCATGCCCACCGGAGACTGggcattcggtttaaaccgaaaatTCGGTTTGGTTTGTTCGGTTTCAGTAAACTTCGGTTTCCAGCAATGAACACCCGATTGGTTATTCTAAAAATGCAAAACCGACGAGTTCGGTTTCAGTTTCCTAATTCGGCTTTTCGGTTTAAACCGAGATGATCGAAGTCTTCCTGTTGACCTGCTCCGCTCCTTGTTGATCTCACTCGAAGTCGCTCCTGCCGCCGCGGCCACGGCCATGCAGCTCCTCTCCCTGCTCGCCTGCTCGCCGCGCCACTCGCTAGCTCCGGCGCTCGCAGCCACCACTCGCTCGCTCCGGCACAGGGCGCTCGTAGCCGCTGCACGCCCACTTTGGCACTGAGCGCTCGCAGCCGCTGTAGCACCCGCGTAGCTCGGTGCTCCACTCGGGTGCTCGCAGCTTGTCGGCGAGTCACACCCAGCCGCCCATGTCGCTCCCCGCTCGCGTGGCCGTTGCGTCGCCGCCGCTCTCTCCCGATAGGGTTTGGGGCAAGTTCGCTCCTGGCCGCTCGCCCGCTCGGGTGTCTGTCTCGTCGTGTCATCTCGCGTGGGGGCGGGGCCGAAGCGGTGGTCTGGTGGAGTGGCCGAGTGGGCCTGCTAATTGGGCCGAGACGGGCTGTTGAGAGGACGGGGAGAGGGACACGGGCTGCTGAGAGGCAAGAGTTGACGAATGTTTGGTGTTCTCGGTTTACGGTTCGGTTTTACATAGGAACCGAACACCGAGCCGATGACCGATGTTTCTAAAACCAAAAACCAAAGCCGAACCGAAAAAACGAACTACTGACTATTCGGTTCGGTTCAGTGCTCAGTTTTTGGTGAAAAACGCCCAGGGTGACTGGAGAAGCCCTTAAGAACCATTTGTGAAAATTATTCTCACCTCTGCTTCCATTACAAATTGACGGCGATATATTATATCATATGGCGTTTGCCCTTAGATCGGCTCCAGTAACATGCTCGCTCACGAGACAATGGCCACTACAATAAAATGGCGTTTGCACAGTAAAGTCTCCAAATCGAACTCCTGACATTCGCCATGCCAAAGAAACGTGCTGCGCGTGGGCCCACAGCACATACAACAAAGAGATTGACATGGGTATAGAAAAGAGAGCGTGAGCACAATCGAGTCAAACCTGACTTTCTGAGACCGTTTTCATCCTCACGGGATACCGCAGAACCCATGCCCTACCTACGGACGCCGCGTTGCCACGAACCATCAACCTGCAACTTTAGGGCACCCGTAATGGTTAGAGCTAGAAGCCACTTTCTTCAATAGTGCTAACTTTTAGCGTATACCTTTTAACACGGATAGCTCCACATGACACTCTCACATAAACTTAAAATATGATCAAGagctagtttttctctctcttctattaagaTATGGAAAAAATATTTAGAGCTAGTTTAAGAGTCAACCATTGCGGGTGCCCTTAGATTGATTCTATTCGCCTGGTACCTGGCCGGTAGGCTCCTGTGTTGCATCTGCTACGTGTTCAACCCCTCCAAACATGGCAGCAACGTCCATGGAAACTGCTATGCCTTCAACCCCTCGCACCATGGCAGCGGAGGTCTTCCCAAAATTCACATGGAGGAAGAAGCCTTCCCAAAAGGGCAAGTCCAAAATCTGCCCCACGGAAGGTTAGAACGCCAAAGCCGCTGCTAACCCGCTAGGAAAGCGGCGATCCACAaggcgaggaagaagaagatgaaggtcAGTGGTAGCATCGTCGTCAAAACCCCCATGCGTCATAGGTCGAGGCGTCGTTGTCAAAACCCCCATGCGTCATAGGCTCGACCTAGAGGAGAAAGCCAGTGACGGCGGCGCTGGCGGAAACCCCGTGCTGGTGCTCGTAGGCTCGACCAGGACGATGCCAAGATCGACAGTGGCACACCACTCTGCTGCTTCAACAGGGCCACGCTCAAATACAACATGAGATCCTTTGCTAAACTCACCTTTACTACTACTGATTTACTTTTCactgtcgccactttcactgccatAGCGATAAAAACGTCGGTGTGATACTTCCACCGTCGGTTAGACCGATAGGGATGCCTGGTAAGAAATGAAACCgatagttgaaaaccatcaatgcggcggtggtagtggggttgaattccacCGTCGTTTGGAACACCGAGCCGATTGGGATAGGCGTTATGGCCACCGGCCCTACACGGCCATTTGGTGTATCGGCGGTAGTAAATTCAGCGCGAGTTATTTCCCCATTTTCCAACTACCCAtaacacagttgcatcaccattactttccTATGGAGTATGCCTCGTCTTCCCTGATGCTTATATTAACTGCTTCTCTATCTTCAAGGTTAGCCTATTTAAGCCGGGTCTAGATGCGCTTCTTGGCAATCCACACACTCCTCCTTAGATACAAATAGATACAGacaaagctcttgagccaaccatctatattttcttcatcgccatggcgctccatctccaactcctctagcagcagcagcggcgTTGGGAGAAGGCCTTCGAGATTGGGTACTACCAGCATCTAGGCGTAGCGggggctgctcgatctaggtgctaATGGAAGTTTTGTGATTAAGGGGGTTCGCTTATTTGGACAAGCCAAGGGGTGCTCAATGCACTTTGGTATGCCTAGTTTGCCCTATGCATTTCTTGTGCCGATTCACCATTCTAGTGCACTGGCGATCCTCCTTCCTCTGGAGCAGCAGCAACGACAACGACGCTTCTCTTCCACGCCCTCCTCGCGACCATGAGACGTGAGCACCACCATATCCTAATCAACAAGGAAGTTACTACACAAGAAAGGTGGACAAAATTTGGTTTCCTTCATTTTTTCCTACTGCTAAACTTACATGTTGATAATTAGTCATCCTATGTAGGAATACACATGCCCGCGACTATGAGAGGTGGAGATGTTCCTCTTGCtctctctcccctctctctcaACCGTGAGAGGTGCAGcagggaaggtaaagcacctcactaagatgctcctcttcttgctctctctctctctctctcgaccatgagaggtgcagatgctagtggaagttttgtgagGTGCTTCCTCATCCTTAGCTTGCATTGTCTATCTTCAGACTCGACTATGGGATGTACTAGTACCCgacaggtctttgttattgtacacccaaTAGTCtttgataggtctttgttattgtacaactgTGGAATATAACTGAAATTATGAATGAAGTTGTTGTGATGATTGTTACTGTGtcgtttatatatagtttttccTTTAAAACACTTAATAACTGAatggtgatgcttgttactctattTTTTAAGTGTCGTAGTATTTGCCTTGGCTACACAGACGTGAGCTAAAGCACCTCACTGTGATGGTGCGGGGGTGGAAGTATTTGCCTTGGTTAATTTGCAAATCGGTTTGTTGTGTTTGCAAATTGTCATTATTGCAGCTCCCATCGCTGTTTCATACGGTGATTAAGCGTTAGTGTTAGATCACAAAGTGTAGGGAATCAAATGGTCTGCATCATCTCTTGCCTGCTCCATCACCCTCGACTCGCGTGGGTGGCCATGGATGTCACggaccttgactgttgccttccctgctcgtgtttattagtggagatgacttgaataacttgtattaagaaattCGAAACATGTGCAAGGGAATCTGAACCGCATCATACGAGAAGGAAGGTAATTGTaatgagtttagaaaggaatcGTACTTGCGTATCATTGAATTAAGAAGAatgaagagtttatcatacaaatcCCCGTCATCTAGATATGTACATATCAACATTGATCTACATAGAATCTACCACATTAATCTGAAGAACCTATCACACTCATTGTAGATCCTACACTCCTAGCTACAGAACATAGCCCACTCCTCCCAACCTTCCCATCCTGCATGGACGCCATAGCCTCCGCCTCCGCAGTGATGTCCGTCCTGGCGACGCACCAGCATGGATAGAGGAGGCAGAGAACTAGACTCACCCAACGCCGATTGCCCAGCCAAGTCCTACAACACGAACATGGCCTATTGGAGGCGTCATGTACATATCTCGTTCTTCCACATCACATTCACCGCCAGACCTGCTTCATCACCTTCAACCTTCCTCAACCACCGCCAGGCAATGTTGTCATTGTTGGCACCGCTGTTGGACCTGTGGAGCACAAGGGAGAGAACAAATATAGCAACATCATGGCCTACTATGGTGGAGCACTCAAGCATGTCGAGCCATGGCATGAGCGCACTGTGGTCTTCCATGAAGATGACACGTATCCTAGCATAGAAGTAGGCCTCTAGGTTGCCAACGCTAGCAAGCCCGGTGATGAGCTTGATGCGATACTCATGGTCGTAGAACCGGTTCCAGGTCCCAAGGTGTATCCCACGCAGCAGCACCCGCCGTAGTGGTATGCTCCGTCCCACTACGACGTCGTTGCACACCCTACGCATCTACGAATAGGTTGTCCATAGGCTGCCACAATCTTCCATGGGATCCGCTGTAGCCATAGCGACGCAACTAGCAATCTCAACAGCCACATCCGTTGAGAGCTTCTCCATGGAACGAGGACACATGCAGCACCTACAAAAGATGGATTCTTGGGTCGGGAAGCGACGTCACGGCAGCATGGAGCACTAGGGAGGGAGATCGGAGCGGAGCAAGGTGAGTTCCAAAAAACCCTCTTTGGATTTTATGATCGCTCCATTCTTGAAGGTTTCGTGGTGCGGTGATGTCGAACGTCTCAGGGAAGTCAATCGTCATCCTCCGTGTGAATCATGTAAACCATGTATGAAACTACAAAAAAAATTCAGAATGAAAGAATCTTTTATCTTACGATTACTAATTGGAGGCCCTAATGGTGTAAACCATGTGAACCGCATAAACCATGTGAACCCCCTATttttgcatgtaaattacccacctcaGCCATTACAAAAGATAATACAAAGCAGTCGATAAGAATAAAATAGGCTAGCAGTTCGTCACTTCGTCTCCCCTAAGATCATGGATAGCGCTAGAGGGGTCGAGCCACGTGGTCGAGTCAATTTtcttcatccaacttccaacaccgttCGATCACCATTACTTCTGCTGGGAGAAGCATGCTCCACTAAGATTGTGCGAGACATGGCCTCACCTTAACTCCTGCTCTCACTCAGTGCAATCGAAGAGAACTCCAACGGGCGCCTATCTCGTCCATCCTTCTATAAAAGCAGAGGCTAAGGCAAGGAAGCAAGTACACGATTCTTTTTCTCTCAAACTCGTTATACTTACCTATCTTCTCATTCTATCTTCATCCGACGCTCTGCCTCGACACTCCATCTTTCACATCTCATCCAATGGTGGATCAGGCAATGAAGCGCCCAATGAAAGAGTCGCTGGAGGTTGTCCCTGCTCGTCCTGCTTTCGTGCAATGCTACGATGGGATGGGGAGGGTAGCTCGGCGGCACCACCACCGGAGAGCCAATCCCCGCTTCCAGTTATCTCCGATAATGATGATGGGGGGGCGGATGATGTCCTCATGTTGGTGGAGCAGCTAGACGTGGCCACCTCCACCCTCCACGAGGAGAGCCAGGAGGTGAACTGGTTGTGCCTCTCAGTTACCGCCGCGAAGTAGGAAACGGCAGTGATGGAGCTTACCGCCGTCGAGGCCTAGGCATGCCTCACTGGTAAGGCATTTGGCATGATATTATCTTACTCTTTCACTATGTGCAATGTCATGTCTTAAGTTGTAGCATTTTCTTATCTCCTTTTCTGCCGTCCAGGAGTAACTGATCATCGCGTAGGGCGAGGCGGCAGAGGCAATCCGTCT is from Miscanthus floridulus cultivar M001 chromosome 7, ASM1932011v1, whole genome shotgun sequence and encodes:
- the LOC136462787 gene encoding uncharacterized protein, giving the protein MPPWHLLPTGAHNVSPQRPTLELTVLPPPFIVLLRAEKERARQNCVSEVRRRKGGLDSGQGAAGSTRRGESAAERGRRGSRQGPPPGVSSGEKKPGSAAGRELGGEGAEGLPRLGRLRKAPAEAALEAVPRSRAHPSAIEEGRGGEEEEGGGGEGACGGGGATPSPTPASVRGCGVGGCGAPDPVLTRCCREPAAAEPAPSARGTPSEEPAAGGAGCRAAHAGGGREDDALLRPLLEK